GCAGAACCGGACGTACGACCCGGAGGACTTCGACAGCGGCGACCCGGTGAACCAGGCGTTGTCCGCCGCGCACGCCTGTTTGTACGGCATCGTGCACGCGGTCATCGTCGCCCTCGGCGCGTCACCCGCGCTGGGCTTCGTGCACACCGGGAACGAGAGATCCTTCGTGTACGACATAGCCGACCTCTACAAGGCCGAGGTCACCATTCCGGTCGCGTTCGACGTGGCCGCCAGCGGGTCGACCGACATCGGTTCCGACACCCGCCGGGCGGTACGCGACCGGGCGCACGACGGCGCGATCCTGCACCGCTGCGTACGCGACATCCGGGCCCTGCTGCTCCAGCCCGGCGCGGCCGGGCCGATCGACGAGGCGTGGCTCGACGAGGACGCCGGCGACGACACCCTACGGCTCTGGGACGACGACGGCGCCGAGCTGGCCAGCGGCCGGAACTACGCCGGCGAGGTCGACTTCTGATGACGGTCATCATCCTCACCGCCTGCCCCGAAGGGCTGCGCGGGCACCTGACCCAGTGGCTGCTGGAGATCTCCGCCGGGGTGTACGTCGGACACGTCAACAGCCGGATCCGGAAACGGCTCTGGCTCAAGGTCGTGGAGATGGCCGGACCGGGCCGGGCGCTGCTGGTCCACCAGCAGCCGGGGGAGCAGCGACTCTCCTTCGAGGTGCACGACCACCACTGGAAACCGGTCGACCTCGACGGCGTCACCCTGATCCGCCGCCCCACGGACCGGCGGGTCTTCAACCCCGCGCTGCCCAAGGGATGGAGCAAGGCCGCCAAGCGTCGCCGCTTCGGGCGGCGGCCCTCAACACCGCCCGGCCAGCCGCCCGAACTTCCGAATCAAAGTGAAGGAAAAACCATGAGTTGATCTTCAACCCCGCAGGTCAAGAAGTCTGCTCCCCGCGCACGCGGGGATGATCCTTCGGCGTACCGGGTACCGGAATGCCGAACCCGCTGCTCCCCGCGCACGCGGGGATGATCCTGGGCGTCTCTGGTGACAGCTACCGTCGCTTCACTGCTCCCCGCGCACGCGGGGATTATCCCAGTCGGGTGCGTCTCAAGAAACCCTCCGGAGGCTGCTCCCCGCGCACGCGGGGATGATCCCGCGCACCGGGTCGCCATCATCGAGCAGGGCAACTGCTCCCCGCGCACGCGGGGATGATCCCTGATCAACACGGTCAGGGCGACCCGGGTCGGCCTGCTCCCCGCGCACGCGGGGATGATCCGCTAATCCCGTGGGAGCGCTATTTCGCGCCGCACTGCTCCCCGCGCACGCGGGGATGATCCTTGGTGGAATTCGAGTCGAAGGGGCAGAAGCGCCTGCTCCCCGCGCACGCGGGGATGATCCTGACCGCGTGCGTCGGTGACAGCTTCGCCGGCGCTGCTCCCCGCGCACGCGGGGATGATCCCGCCACCCCACCGGCGGGGAGCCCGACGCCGCCCTGCTCCCCGCGCACGCGGGGATGATCCCGGCTTCGGGAGCATCCCGAGGACGGACGTCACCTGCTCCCCGCGCACGCGGGGATGATCCGGCCGCGCGCGCTATGACCGGCATCCCCGCGGCCTGCTCCCCGCGCACGCGGGGATGATCCGTGTCAGCACCCGCCACAACCCACCATTCGACTGCTCCCCGCGCACGCGGGGATGATCCGGTGCAGGGCGACCTGTACCACGGCCGAATCCCCTGCTCCCCGCGCACGCGGGGATGATCCGCCTCACGACCGCCACCGCGCCGCCCACGCCCGCTGCTCCCCGCGCACGCGGGGATGATCCGTGTCAGCACCCGCCACAACCCACCATTCGACTGCTCCCCGCGCACGCGGGGATGATCCGGTGCAGGGCGACCTGTACCACGGCCGAATCCCCTGCTCCCCGCGCACGCGGGGATGATCCGCCTCACGACCGCCACCGCGCCGCCCACGCCCGCTGCTCCCCGCGCACGCGGGGATGATCCCGTGGCGTTCGTCGAGGACTTGTCCGCGCCCTCCTGCTCCCCGCGCACGCGGGGATTATCCGTGGCTCCGCCCGGCCGAGCCGGCACCGAAGCCCTGCTCCCCGCGCGGGCGGGGATGATCCCGCCAGCCGGGGCATGCCGGGCGGCACGGTGATCTGCTCCCCGCGCACGCGGGGATGATCCCTCACCGGGCCGGTAAGGCCGGAGCGCTCCCGCTGCTCCTCGCGT
The sequence above is a segment of the Micromonospora sp. WMMD882 genome. Coding sequences within it:
- the cas2e gene encoding type I-E CRISPR-associated endoribonuclease Cas2e translates to MTVIILTACPEGLRGHLTQWLLEISAGVYVGHVNSRIRKRLWLKVVEMAGPGRALLVHQQPGEQRLSFEVHDHHWKPVDLDGVTLIRRPTDRRVFNPALPKGWSKAAKRRRFGRRPSTPPGQPPELPNQSEGKTMS